Proteins from one Dermacentor variabilis isolate Ectoservices chromosome 1, ASM5094787v1, whole genome shotgun sequence genomic window:
- the LOC142557093 gene encoding uncharacterized protein LOC142557093, producing MPKRFTGKLCGFLFNHLERCTFGDRLCWIHRTSGVFQILWRHGNGASATPEEDCAVFMVLRHPPQYRHGAEWHRYKNRRSVECAPLDAKQRFRAALNKMKLGVVKGWENKVPEKNFQYRKFPKEDLEYLLKKGDQRVPASPAVSGDEVSETESQPTSPHDLSSPDADSEPTSSDSFHSAGSEPAKSPEEWWQPQTGVRYSYMTPLGSEAPYRSLTNDEQLFPEEVENMFYSYDNDESAVKRPLEQLPTDETLPHNENIDEELFVDSFLDELRLMDEDTLVSSFGNSFSSKL from the exons ATGCCCAAGCGCTTTACAGGGAAGCTTTGCGGCTTTCTGTTCAACCACTTGGAGCGCTGTACGTTCGGCGACCGGCTCTGCTGGATCCATCGGACGTCGGGAGTCTTCCAGATCTTATGGCGGCACGGCAACGGAGCGTCAGCCACGCCGGAGGAGGACTGCGCGGTCTTCATGGTATTACGACACCCGCCACAATACCGTCATGGTGCA GAATGGCATCGGTACAAGAACCGCCGCTCCGTAGAGTGCGCCCCATTGGATGCGAAGCAACGGTTTCGCGCAGCCTTGAACAAGATGAAGCTGGGTGTCGTGAAGGGCTGGGAGAATAAAGTTCCTGAAAAGAACTTTCAGTATCGCAAGTTTCCCAAAGAAGATTTAG AGTACCTGCTCAAGAAAGGAGACCAGCGTGTTCCCGCTTCGCCCGCAGTCTCTGGTGACGAGGTGTCCGAGACTGAATCTCAACCGACCTCGCCCCACGACCTATCGAGCCCTGACGCGGACTCTGAGCCAACCTCGTCCGACAGCTTTCACAGCGCGGGATCCGAGCCGGCGAAGTCGCCGGAGGAGTGGTGGCAGCCGCAGACGGGTGTCCGCTATTCCTACATGACTCCGCTGGGCTCCGAGGCGCCTTACAGATCACTGACCAATGACGAGCAGTTGTTTCCTGAAGAGGTAGAAAATATGTTCTACAGCTACGACAATGACGAGAGCGCTGTCAAAAGGCCGCTCGAGCAGCTACCTACGGACGAAACCCTTCCCCATAACGAGAACATTGATGAGGAACTTTTTGTCGATTCGTTCCTTGATGAGCTACGGCTCATGGACGAAGACACTCTCGTTTCTTCATTCGGTAACTCTTTCTCTTCAAAGCTATAG